The following are encoded in a window of Lates calcarifer isolate ASB-BC8 linkage group LG20, TLL_Latcal_v3, whole genome shotgun sequence genomic DNA:
- the lrrc32 gene encoding transforming growth factor beta activator LRRC32 isoform X3 has translation MAAFQLFFPLLVSCAVASASPPRHHLPPCQVVQMDVFCSDLSLRSAPVNLPHGVQMLDLSRNQVQNLTQETLAYHTGFHHLNLHSNKIHFIQPGLFKDMTDLKVLDLSRNHLNVFAHSKINIGPLTAVESLDLSNNGLYTGMSDYFLADSPLLANLSLNSNSITKIAQNTFSGSLSLKKISLHNNVILEIEDGAFDSLHHLTELDLSKNSITCITDFNLYNLTVLNLSKNSMELFQSASSNQRYNLLYLDLSENKMPYFPFLPRSNVLKYLDVSRNHLQSINLSGSPEKRITVLLSHLKYLDMSYNQLKSIPESFFCLMGSLEVLNVSNNCIGSFSVTNEHLLTAVKIINLSYNSLQSLTFGENTLQSLEELFLQGNDLTTLDHQVFQRLPSIKYLQLQKNNLKICALEQDQDELAPTEENHKDPPDCVSFSSVRNLHFLYFSENNLQTLPENAFANTPLKLLDLSLNPGLDMDKDSLSGLEHSLVHLFLRENNISWLNTDLSLLKSLKHVDLSTNQLTSLPMWNKESSIESLNLQNNNLVTLEYRTMVALEHSLKTLYMGSNPLNCCSNLGFLHMVQRSAVVVPDIETVTCIHEDFSEPVNIEKLTEEMCRGSVRPKYIATVVLTLLTVMIVLGLLVKCCHSRKRKRNRSFRA, from the exons ATGGCCGCCTTCCAGCTGTTCTTCCCGCTGTTGGTCAGCTGCGCAGTGGCATCCGCAAGCCCTCCCCGACACCACCTCCCTCCATGCCAAGTT GTCCAGATGGATGTGTTTTGCAGTGATCTGAGTCTCAGAAGTGCACCAGTCAACCTTCCTCACGGCGTCCAAATGCTGGACCTCTCTCGTAACCAGGTGCAGAATCTGACCCAGGAAACTTTAGCGTACCACACCGGCTTCCATCATCTGAATCTTCATTCTAACAAGATCCACTTCATTCAGCCGGGGCTCTTCAAAGACATGACTGATCTGAAAGTCCTGGATCTCTCCAGGAATCATCTGAATGTTTTTGCTCATTCCAAAATCAACATCGGGCCTCTAACAGCTGTAGAGTCACTTGATCTTTCAAACAACGGTCTGTACACGGGAATGTCGGACTATTTCCTGGCAGATTCTCCGTTGCTGGCAAACCTTTCCCTGAACAGCAACAGCATCACCAAAATAGCACAAAATACTTTCAGTGGATCCTTGTCCTTGAAAAAAATCAGCCTCCACAATAATGTCATCTTGGAGATTGAGGATGGAGCTTTTGACTCCTTGCATCATCTGACTGAACTCGATTTGTCCAAGAACTCAATTACGTGCATCACCGATTTCAACCTCTACAATTTAACTGTGCTCAACCTCAGCAAGAACAGCATGGAGCTTTTCCAAAGCGCGAGCTCGAATCAGCGGTATAACCTTCTCTATCTCGATCtgagtgaaaataaaatgcctTACTTTCCATTTCTTCCCAGAAGCAACGTGCTCAAATATCTGGATGTTTCACGAAACCATCTCCAGAGCATCAACTTATCAGGAAGTCCTGAAAAAAGGATAACTGTTCTATTGAGTCATCTTAAATATCTGGACATGAGTTACAACCAACTCAAAAGCATACCAGAGTCCTTTTTCTGCTTAATGGGATCACTTGAAGTCCTGAACGTGAGTAATAACTGTATAGgctcattttctgtcactaaCGAACACCTTCTAACAGCAGTGAAGATCATCAACCTCAGCTATAATTCACTGCAGAGTCTGACATTTGGGGAAAACACTCTGCAATCGCTGGAAGAGCTCTTTTTACAAGGGAATGACCTCACCACCCTGGACCATCAAGTATTTCAAAGACTTCCAAGTATCAAATACCTGCAGCTTCAGAAGAACAATCTGAAAATCTGTGCCTTGGAGCAAGACCAGGATGAACTGGCGCCGACAGAAGAAAACCACAAGGATCCTCCCGATTGCGTGTCCTTTTCCTCTGTAAGAAACTTGCACTTCCTGTACTTCTCTGAAAACAATCTACAGACTCTGCCTGAAAACGCGTTTGCAAACACCCCTCTGAAGTTGCTGGACTTGTCCCTGAACCCAGGCTTAGACATGGACAAGGACTCCCTCTCTGGTCTGGAGCATTCCCTGGTTCACCTCTTCCTGAgggaaaacaacatttcatgGCTGAACACAGATCTGTCTTTGCTAAAGAGTCTCAAACACGTTGACCTGTCCACCAACCAGTTGACCTCTCTACCTATGTGGAACAAAGAGTCCTCCATTGAGTCCTTAAACCTGCAGAACAACAACCTGGTCACCCTGGAGTACAGAACCATGGTGGCTCTGGAGCACTCACTAAAAACCCTCTACATGGGCTCCAACCCTCTGAACTGCTGTAGCAACCTTGGCTTCCTCCACATGGTCCAACGCTCAGCCGTGGTCGTTCCTGACATCGAGACTGTGACGTGCATTCACGAGGACTTTTCAGAGCCAGTCAACATTGAAAAGCTGACTGAAGAAATGTGTCGTGGATCAGTCAGGCCCAAGTATATTGCTACTGTTGTACTGACATTGTTAACCGTGATGATCGTGTTGGGGCTGCTGGTTAAATGCTGCCACTCAAGGAAACGAAAGCGCAACAGGAGCTTTAGAGCTTAA
- the lrrc32 gene encoding transforming growth factor beta activator LRRC32 isoform X2 has protein sequence MKDETMVNVKPNLPRKGTRHQRRETSTMAAFQLFFPLLVSCAVASASPPRHHLPPCQVVQMDVFCSDLSLRSAPVNLPHGVQMLDLSRNQVQNLTQETLAYHTGFHHLNLHSNKIHFIQPGLFKDMTDLKVLDLSRNHLNVFAHSKINIGPLTAVESLDLSNNGLYTGMSDYFLADSPLLANLSLNSNSITKIAQNTFSGSLSLKKISLHNNVILEIEDGAFDSLHHLTELDLSKNSITCITDFNLYNLTVLNLSKNSMELFQSASSNQRYNLLYLDLSENKMPYFPFLPRSNVLKYLDVSRNHLQSINLSGSPEKRITVLLSHLKYLDMSYNQLKSIPESFFCLMGSLEVLNVSNNCIGSFSVTNEHLLTAVKIINLSYNSLQSLTFGENTLQSLEELFLQGNDLTTLDHQVFQRLPSIKYLQLQKNNLKICALEQDQDELAPTEENHKDPPDCVSFSSVRNLHFLYFSENNLQTLPENAFANTPLKLLDLSLNPGLDMDKDSLSGLEHSLVHLFLRENNISWLNTDLSLLKSLKHVDLSTNQLTSLPMWNKESSIESLNLQNNNLVTLEYRTMVALEHSLKTLYMGSNPLNCCSNLGFLHMVQRSAVVVPDIETVTCIHEDFSEPVNIEKLTEEMCRGSVRPKYIATVVLTLLTVMIVLGLLVKCCHSRKRKRNRSFRA, from the exons ATGAAGGATGAAACGATGGTGAATGTGAAACCAAACCTGCCACGAAAAGGTACGAGACACCAGAGACGAGAGACCAG CACCATGGCCGCCTTCCAGCTGTTCTTCCCGCTGTTGGTCAGCTGCGCAGTGGCATCCGCAAGCCCTCCCCGACACCACCTCCCTCCATGCCAAGTT GTCCAGATGGATGTGTTTTGCAGTGATCTGAGTCTCAGAAGTGCACCAGTCAACCTTCCTCACGGCGTCCAAATGCTGGACCTCTCTCGTAACCAGGTGCAGAATCTGACCCAGGAAACTTTAGCGTACCACACCGGCTTCCATCATCTGAATCTTCATTCTAACAAGATCCACTTCATTCAGCCGGGGCTCTTCAAAGACATGACTGATCTGAAAGTCCTGGATCTCTCCAGGAATCATCTGAATGTTTTTGCTCATTCCAAAATCAACATCGGGCCTCTAACAGCTGTAGAGTCACTTGATCTTTCAAACAACGGTCTGTACACGGGAATGTCGGACTATTTCCTGGCAGATTCTCCGTTGCTGGCAAACCTTTCCCTGAACAGCAACAGCATCACCAAAATAGCACAAAATACTTTCAGTGGATCCTTGTCCTTGAAAAAAATCAGCCTCCACAATAATGTCATCTTGGAGATTGAGGATGGAGCTTTTGACTCCTTGCATCATCTGACTGAACTCGATTTGTCCAAGAACTCAATTACGTGCATCACCGATTTCAACCTCTACAATTTAACTGTGCTCAACCTCAGCAAGAACAGCATGGAGCTTTTCCAAAGCGCGAGCTCGAATCAGCGGTATAACCTTCTCTATCTCGATCtgagtgaaaataaaatgcctTACTTTCCATTTCTTCCCAGAAGCAACGTGCTCAAATATCTGGATGTTTCACGAAACCATCTCCAGAGCATCAACTTATCAGGAAGTCCTGAAAAAAGGATAACTGTTCTATTGAGTCATCTTAAATATCTGGACATGAGTTACAACCAACTCAAAAGCATACCAGAGTCCTTTTTCTGCTTAATGGGATCACTTGAAGTCCTGAACGTGAGTAATAACTGTATAGgctcattttctgtcactaaCGAACACCTTCTAACAGCAGTGAAGATCATCAACCTCAGCTATAATTCACTGCAGAGTCTGACATTTGGGGAAAACACTCTGCAATCGCTGGAAGAGCTCTTTTTACAAGGGAATGACCTCACCACCCTGGACCATCAAGTATTTCAAAGACTTCCAAGTATCAAATACCTGCAGCTTCAGAAGAACAATCTGAAAATCTGTGCCTTGGAGCAAGACCAGGATGAACTGGCGCCGACAGAAGAAAACCACAAGGATCCTCCCGATTGCGTGTCCTTTTCCTCTGTAAGAAACTTGCACTTCCTGTACTTCTCTGAAAACAATCTACAGACTCTGCCTGAAAACGCGTTTGCAAACACCCCTCTGAAGTTGCTGGACTTGTCCCTGAACCCAGGCTTAGACATGGACAAGGACTCCCTCTCTGGTCTGGAGCATTCCCTGGTTCACCTCTTCCTGAgggaaaacaacatttcatgGCTGAACACAGATCTGTCTTTGCTAAAGAGTCTCAAACACGTTGACCTGTCCACCAACCAGTTGACCTCTCTACCTATGTGGAACAAAGAGTCCTCCATTGAGTCCTTAAACCTGCAGAACAACAACCTGGTCACCCTGGAGTACAGAACCATGGTGGCTCTGGAGCACTCACTAAAAACCCTCTACATGGGCTCCAACCCTCTGAACTGCTGTAGCAACCTTGGCTTCCTCCACATGGTCCAACGCTCAGCCGTGGTCGTTCCTGACATCGAGACTGTGACGTGCATTCACGAGGACTTTTCAGAGCCAGTCAACATTGAAAAGCTGACTGAAGAAATGTGTCGTGGATCAGTCAGGCCCAAGTATATTGCTACTGTTGTACTGACATTGTTAACCGTGATGATCGTGTTGGGGCTGCTGGTTAAATGCTGCCACTCAAGGAAACGAAAGCGCAACAGGAGCTTTAGAGCTTAA
- the lrrc32 gene encoding transforming growth factor beta activator LRRC32 isoform X1: MRRGESAERSFWLAVLGLVRYRSVWVGARVSECARAGGCEIKTVRRFCQISHQLKASTMAAFQLFFPLLVSCAVASASPPRHHLPPCQVVQMDVFCSDLSLRSAPVNLPHGVQMLDLSRNQVQNLTQETLAYHTGFHHLNLHSNKIHFIQPGLFKDMTDLKVLDLSRNHLNVFAHSKINIGPLTAVESLDLSNNGLYTGMSDYFLADSPLLANLSLNSNSITKIAQNTFSGSLSLKKISLHNNVILEIEDGAFDSLHHLTELDLSKNSITCITDFNLYNLTVLNLSKNSMELFQSASSNQRYNLLYLDLSENKMPYFPFLPRSNVLKYLDVSRNHLQSINLSGSPEKRITVLLSHLKYLDMSYNQLKSIPESFFCLMGSLEVLNVSNNCIGSFSVTNEHLLTAVKIINLSYNSLQSLTFGENTLQSLEELFLQGNDLTTLDHQVFQRLPSIKYLQLQKNNLKICALEQDQDELAPTEENHKDPPDCVSFSSVRNLHFLYFSENNLQTLPENAFANTPLKLLDLSLNPGLDMDKDSLSGLEHSLVHLFLRENNISWLNTDLSLLKSLKHVDLSTNQLTSLPMWNKESSIESLNLQNNNLVTLEYRTMVALEHSLKTLYMGSNPLNCCSNLGFLHMVQRSAVVVPDIETVTCIHEDFSEPVNIEKLTEEMCRGSVRPKYIATVVLTLLTVMIVLGLLVKCCHSRKRKRNRSFRA, translated from the exons ATGCGGAGGGGAGAGTCAGCTGAGCGGAGCTTCTGGCTTGCGGTGCTCGGTTTGGTCCGCTATCGATCCGTGTGGGTGGGTGCGCGTGTGAGTGAGTGCGCGCGCGCCGGAGGATGTGAAATCAAGACGGTCAGGAGGTTCTGCCAAATTAGTCATCAGCTGAAAGCGAG CACCATGGCCGCCTTCCAGCTGTTCTTCCCGCTGTTGGTCAGCTGCGCAGTGGCATCCGCAAGCCCTCCCCGACACCACCTCCCTCCATGCCAAGTT GTCCAGATGGATGTGTTTTGCAGTGATCTGAGTCTCAGAAGTGCACCAGTCAACCTTCCTCACGGCGTCCAAATGCTGGACCTCTCTCGTAACCAGGTGCAGAATCTGACCCAGGAAACTTTAGCGTACCACACCGGCTTCCATCATCTGAATCTTCATTCTAACAAGATCCACTTCATTCAGCCGGGGCTCTTCAAAGACATGACTGATCTGAAAGTCCTGGATCTCTCCAGGAATCATCTGAATGTTTTTGCTCATTCCAAAATCAACATCGGGCCTCTAACAGCTGTAGAGTCACTTGATCTTTCAAACAACGGTCTGTACACGGGAATGTCGGACTATTTCCTGGCAGATTCTCCGTTGCTGGCAAACCTTTCCCTGAACAGCAACAGCATCACCAAAATAGCACAAAATACTTTCAGTGGATCCTTGTCCTTGAAAAAAATCAGCCTCCACAATAATGTCATCTTGGAGATTGAGGATGGAGCTTTTGACTCCTTGCATCATCTGACTGAACTCGATTTGTCCAAGAACTCAATTACGTGCATCACCGATTTCAACCTCTACAATTTAACTGTGCTCAACCTCAGCAAGAACAGCATGGAGCTTTTCCAAAGCGCGAGCTCGAATCAGCGGTATAACCTTCTCTATCTCGATCtgagtgaaaataaaatgcctTACTTTCCATTTCTTCCCAGAAGCAACGTGCTCAAATATCTGGATGTTTCACGAAACCATCTCCAGAGCATCAACTTATCAGGAAGTCCTGAAAAAAGGATAACTGTTCTATTGAGTCATCTTAAATATCTGGACATGAGTTACAACCAACTCAAAAGCATACCAGAGTCCTTTTTCTGCTTAATGGGATCACTTGAAGTCCTGAACGTGAGTAATAACTGTATAGgctcattttctgtcactaaCGAACACCTTCTAACAGCAGTGAAGATCATCAACCTCAGCTATAATTCACTGCAGAGTCTGACATTTGGGGAAAACACTCTGCAATCGCTGGAAGAGCTCTTTTTACAAGGGAATGACCTCACCACCCTGGACCATCAAGTATTTCAAAGACTTCCAAGTATCAAATACCTGCAGCTTCAGAAGAACAATCTGAAAATCTGTGCCTTGGAGCAAGACCAGGATGAACTGGCGCCGACAGAAGAAAACCACAAGGATCCTCCCGATTGCGTGTCCTTTTCCTCTGTAAGAAACTTGCACTTCCTGTACTTCTCTGAAAACAATCTACAGACTCTGCCTGAAAACGCGTTTGCAAACACCCCTCTGAAGTTGCTGGACTTGTCCCTGAACCCAGGCTTAGACATGGACAAGGACTCCCTCTCTGGTCTGGAGCATTCCCTGGTTCACCTCTTCCTGAgggaaaacaacatttcatgGCTGAACACAGATCTGTCTTTGCTAAAGAGTCTCAAACACGTTGACCTGTCCACCAACCAGTTGACCTCTCTACCTATGTGGAACAAAGAGTCCTCCATTGAGTCCTTAAACCTGCAGAACAACAACCTGGTCACCCTGGAGTACAGAACCATGGTGGCTCTGGAGCACTCACTAAAAACCCTCTACATGGGCTCCAACCCTCTGAACTGCTGTAGCAACCTTGGCTTCCTCCACATGGTCCAACGCTCAGCCGTGGTCGTTCCTGACATCGAGACTGTGACGTGCATTCACGAGGACTTTTCAGAGCCAGTCAACATTGAAAAGCTGACTGAAGAAATGTGTCGTGGATCAGTCAGGCCCAAGTATATTGCTACTGTTGTACTGACATTGTTAACCGTGATGATCGTGTTGGGGCTGCTGGTTAAATGCTGCCACTCAAGGAAACGAAAGCGCAACAGGAGCTTTAGAGCTTAA